The Algoriphagus halophilus sequence GTGAATTCCGTGAATTTGGTGGATTGTTTGGACTCTATATCAAATAGCACTGGGGTATAGGTCACCACAGTAGTATCCCCTGGGGAGCCTCGATAATAACCTTTTAGCTGAGGACGAAACTTATCATCCTGACTATTGTCCAAAAGCAACATTTTCTCAGCTAATCTCAGGTCTACTATTTGAGTTTGTATTCTTTTTGAATCAGGAGACCAGTTGACCGTAAAGTGTTCAGGTCTTTCTCCATCCTCTCCATAGATCAGATCAGACCATCCCCAAAAGGAAGCATATTCATAATCTTTCTTACCATCAAAGCTTAATTGTATCTCTTCTCCGGTTTCTAGATTTTCGACAAATAAGTTGAAGTTTTCGGTGTAAGCTTTCCAATTCCCATCGGGGGAAATAGAGCGGTCCCTTGTTTCGGAATCTTCCAATCTTTTAAATTCGAGTTTTTCTTCCCGGTATGTCCAGGTTTTGTTTTGCCATTGAAAACTCAATGAATTGTCTTGATTGAAAGAGATTCGATTAAAAGGGAGGTTACGATCATCAATGGGTTCACCGGATTTCTCTTCTAGCAACTCTGCAAGCCTTGTATGATCAAAGGCCTCAACTGTCTTTTTTTCGGATATATCCGTCAAGAAAAACCTTTTTCCATCTTGGGTATGGGTTAAATGCCAAAAGCTGGTCTTTCCTTCCAGCCAATTTGGGTTTACATCCAAGTGGTAAACCTCCCTTTGAATATTATTACTTAGAAAGTATTCGGCTTTATGGTAGGTTTCTTCGGTGATTTGAGAAAATGCACTATTCCCAAGCAATGCCACAAAAGCTAGCAAGAATAAGTACTTTTTAGTGGGGTTTGGACGAAATGAAGGAAGCATAAATTAAGCGTGTTTTATAGATATCAAGGTAGAACCTAAAATCTAGAGAAACCCTTCAGAAATTGATAAATAGTAATCCTATTTTATAAATGGTTTTTAACCAGCTGCATCGTAAGCCTTTTTTAACCAGTTAATTACTTCTTTTGAATATTGCTCTTCCGGATTGACTACGATTCTATGGCTTACCATTCCACTAGATTTAGTATCTAATTCAAGCATGCCAGTGGGTTCTTGGCCTTTGAGATTGATTCCAATGTCAAACCGGTTTTTCGTAGCAGGAATTAACATTGCAAATTGTTTCTTTCTCCTGACGCTCACATAGGCATTCTTTGGAGCAAATTCAATGTCGTTTCCAAAGGTTTTAATTTCAACCTTTAATTTTTCAAATAGCGGTAAAAGGTGTTCTTTTCCCTTGTATTGTTTGGAAATCAACTCATCCGATCCACTGGCAGATCCTGCATCGGATTTCAAGGTTTTGTGAGCGACTAGGTTGGCAAAACCATGGGTAAACCCATGATCACTTTTTAAGAACTTGAGGATTTCACCATGTTTTGAAAAATTTTCTTTTTTGACAATGGATACCCATTCATCCAGGCTTTTTCCTGTGTTTTTTTGAAGGTTATCCATCATGGTTTGTGCTGCTTGGTCCATTGTACTAGGTATTAAAATTCGATTTCAGATACTATTGGAAAGTGATCCGAAGCATTTTTCAATTGAGTTTTCACGCTTTGAATCAAATTGTCATCTTTTTCCAGGTAGGGATTCCAAACTTTTCCATGGAGCACTTGGATTCCTTGACTGACTAAAATGTGGTCAATCAGTACATTGACTTGATCTCCTGTAATTCGGTCTTTGAATCTACTCGAATTGGGAGTCCATCCATAAGAGTTTAATTTGGGTTTAGGCAAAACAGATTTTAGGATGAATTCTGGATGCCAAGTATCTCCAAGCAGAAGTTCAACCGCTGATTTGCTGAACTTATTTTCGTAAAAGTCCAGTTCAAATCCATCATTAATATCGCCCATGACCATGACTTGTTGTCCTTTCTCCAAATATTCATCACAGCGCTGGCGAATGGACATACATTCTGCAAATAACTTGAGGCGGTCCCGTTGGGAAATTTGTTCAAACCTTGCATAGTCTACCATATCAAAGATTCCTTTAGATTTAGTATGAGCAATAATTACCCTTGTAAATAGCGTGTCATCTAACCCTAAAATGCTAAGTTCTAACGGGGGCCTATAGTGTTTATATTGCTCTTTGATAAGTCTATTTAGGGTGTCCACTACGAAGGGTTCATCAAACCTCTTTCCTTCTTTTACCTCTGGGGTAAAAAGTACATTTATTTTGTCTGGATTATATAAGGCACATAGTTCCTGTTGACCAGGTGAGGGGAAACCGTGTATTCCCTTTAGGTTTTTTTGAGGAAGAAACGCCTGAACCCATGCTTCCAATTGGAGGCTAGCTGTTTTGGAAAGGTTGACTAATGTGTTCGGACCCTCTACAATACCTAAAAAATCAGGATCCATGGCTTCAATGACCGCTGCTAACTGCTGACTTCGTTCTCCCTCTTTTCCAGTGGTGGTTGGATTTCCTTCAGGATCAAAGAGTTCCCTCATCCATTCCACATTGTAAACTCCAATTTTTAATTTCATAAAAAATCCCTGTTTAATTAAAAAGCAGGGATAATTTACAAAATTCAGAATATAGAATACAAATTCGTTGCAATTACTTTAAACCTTGATGTAGATGCGTTTTTTGTCCATCCAAAGTCCTATGATCCAGATCAAAAGCATATAGCTGAACGCAAAAAAGAACGAAGCATTTTTAGGGCTTAACCAGCTGGTAAACAAATTTTGATAGATCGTGGACCTTAAACTGATTTCCCCGATAGGAATCATTCCAAAAAGAGTGATTACTAATCCGGATGCGACATACAATATCAATGGGTTTCTTCCAAAAACTTCAAAAAAGTAAGTCCAGTTATTTACTTTTTTCAACTCTATAATGTATACCAAAACAGCCAAAATCAACATATCAATTCCCACAGTCAATAATACATAGGAGCTGGTCCAAATTTTTTTGTTGATCGGGAAAACGAGGTCCCAGATATATGCTGCAGCTATCAGTACCGCTCCACCAATCAGTAGTTTTTTGATAGTTTCCATGCCATTCCCCAATTGCTGGATCAACCTCCCAACGAGGTAACCAGCGATCACATTCACAATGGCTGGAAGAGTACTTAAAATTCCCTCTGGATCGAATGGAATTCCTTCTCCACCATACATTCTCTCAGCACCAATCCAAGATAGGTCCAATTGGATGGCAGCATTTCCTGTCAATCCATAGGGATCTGCTGGATCACCGAAAATATACATGATGGCCCAATAGCCCAGTAAGGCAATTGCGCTAAAAATCCAGCCTAGTCTAATCCCTCCAATATATAAGATGATGGCTGCAAAGAAATAGCTAAGGGCAATTCTCTGAAGAACCCCAAATAATCTCACTTCAGTAAGCTTGATAAAATTGAACCCACCGTTCTCTGTCAGTTCATAAAAAGGGAATGCATTTAATAGCCAGCCTATTAAAAAGATCAAAAGAGCCCGCTTGCCTACTTTTTTAAAGAAATTCTTGGCAGACATGTCCTGTAGCTTTTTCATGGAAAAGCTCATGGCATTTCCTACTACAAATAGAAATGTTGGGAAAACCAGGTCGGTAGGGGTGAAACCATGCCATTTGGCATGTGCTAAAGGAGCATACAAATTTGACCAATCACCCGCGGTGTTCACAATGATCATAAAGGCGATGGTCATGCCACGTAAAACATCTAATGCTAGATACCGATTG is a genomic window containing:
- a CDS encoding DUF4287 domain-containing protein, whose translation is MDQAAQTMMDNLQKNTGKSLDEWVSIVKKENFSKHGEILKFLKSDHGFTHGFANLVAHKTLKSDAGSASGSDELISKQYKGKEHLLPLFEKLKVEIKTFGNDIEFAPKNAYVSVRRKKQFAMLIPATKNRFDIGINLKGQEPTGMLELDTKSSGMVSHRIVVNPEEQYSKEVINWLKKAYDAAG
- a CDS encoding endonuclease/exonuclease/phosphatase family protein codes for the protein MKLKIGVYNVEWMRELFDPEGNPTTTGKEGERSQQLAAVIEAMDPDFLGIVEGPNTLVNLSKTASLQLEAWVQAFLPQKNLKGIHGFPSPGQQELCALYNPDKINVLFTPEVKEGKRFDEPFVVDTLNRLIKEQYKHYRPPLELSILGLDDTLFTRVIIAHTKSKGIFDMVDYARFEQISQRDRLKLFAECMSIRQRCDEYLEKGQQVMVMGDINDGFELDFYENKFSKSAVELLLGDTWHPEFILKSVLPKPKLNSYGWTPNSSRFKDRITGDQVNVLIDHILVSQGIQVLHGKVWNPYLEKDDNLIQSVKTQLKNASDHFPIVSEIEF
- a CDS encoding acyltransferase family protein; translated protein: MTLKQDTGILSNRYLALDVLRGMTIAFMIIVNTAGDWSNLYAPLAHAKWHGFTPTDLVFPTFLFVVGNAMSFSMKKLQDMSAKNFFKKVGKRALLIFLIGWLLNAFPFYELTENGGFNFIKLTEVRLFGVLQRIALSYFFAAIILYIGGIRLGWIFSAIALLGYWAIMYIFGDPADPYGLTGNAAIQLDLSWIGAERMYGGEGIPFDPEGILSTLPAIVNVIAGYLVGRLIQQLGNGMETIKKLLIGGAVLIAAAYIWDLVFPINKKIWTSSYVLLTVGIDMLILAVLVYIIELKKVNNWTYFFEVFGRNPLILYVASGLVITLFGMIPIGEISLRSTIYQNLFTSWLSPKNASFFFAFSYMLLIWIIGLWMDKKRIYIKV